AATAACAACTATTAATAAGGCGATTTACTCAATATTTCATTTATATCAAAACTTCGTCGCGGCGAAATTGATAGTTAACTTAGCGTAATATCAACAGTATTTACAGGCCTACCGTAGCGGTGGTCTCTTTGAGCTTTATTTCCACTGCATCCTTGATCGCGTTTGTTATGGTCTGAAGCTCCTGTCTGTCAGGCTCACTCCATTTGTTGAGACTAAGTTTGTTTATTTTTATTGTAATATTTTGCAGTGCCTCAAGCATTATTTGCGCCTCAGGCTTCTTTTGCTTTTGCCTTTCCTCTTTGAGTTCTTCAGGGGAGAGGTTTTTGCGGCAATATTTCTGATACTGGCTTATCATGGAACTTTCCTGTTTGCTTCGGGCAATTTCCACAAGGACCCTCTTTGGAACAGAGGGGTTATTACGGCATTCATCTCTGATCTGCTGAGGGAGGCGGTTGAGAGATAATGTCTCGGATATGGTGGAAACGGCCTTACCAAGCATATTTGAAAGATCTTCCTGCTTATATGAGTGCTCCTTCATTATTCGGTCCATGGCCTCTGATTCTTCAATAGGAGTTAAATCCTGCCTGAGGAGGTTTTCCACGAGCGCGATCTCTGCATAGTTGCCCTCAACAAAAATTGCAGGCAGTTCGGTGATACCAGCTTTCTGAGCGGCAAGACAGCGGCGTTCACCGGCAACAAGATAAAGGCTTTGATTACTGTCCTGGCGGAACAGGACGGGTTCCAGCACGCCATATTGCTTGACGGAAGCGGTAAGTTCATCAAGGGCCTGAGCATCCACATATTTTCGCGGCTGATCAGGATCGGAATTGAGAGATGCAATATGGATGGAGTACAACTTACCTTTAACATAACCTGATTTACTTTTGGCTGTCATAAAACCCCCATATTAAAAGCAATGTTGAATGTTTAATGTTGAATGTTTAATGTTTGTTCCCTGTGACAAGGTGATTAATTTCATAAAATTTGTTGATTTTGTGATAGGCTACCGCCACAGCGATTTGTCTCGCAGGTCCAGGGTGTTGAAATGAATGAGTGTAGCAAGCAAATCCATGTTAGAAAAATAACTACATGTTCCTATATCTGTTTGAAATATTATCGGCAGCACCTAATTTACCTTAAGTCTTAGTCTGATGTAAATTACTCTTTTACTTTATAAATAGTGCTATGACTTTCGGTATCAGCACGATGGGCAGTAAGATCAGCAGCTACTCCATCAATCTTTTTTTCTACTCTGTTAATTTCTTTTTTGAGAGATATTTCCAGTCCATCTATTTTAGCATCAAGTTTATCATGTACTCCGTCTATTTTTTTATCAAGTTTATCGTGCACTCCATCAATCTTTACATCGAGCTTGTTATATACACCATCAATCTTTACATCAAGTTCGTTATGTACTCCATCAATTTTTTTATTTAGGGTGTCTATTTTAAAATCTACAAACTCAAACTTGTCGTTCATCTCTGCTCGCATTTGTTTTATCTCGTGATGTAGACCTGCATTACCCTCAAGCACCAGCTCAAACTTTTCTTTGATATCTTCCAAAAGTATTTCCAGATTATCTTTCTCCATTACTTACCCCCATAAAGAAATGTAACGACTAAAGATCATTGTTTATTCTTTAGCTCCGGCCTGACTGCTTGATGAGGTATACCATTCTATGGTTTTTCTCAAGCCTTCTCCGAAGCTTGTTTTTGTTCTGAAGTTGAATTCGTTGAATGCTCTCGTGGTATCAAGTATCCTTCTTGGTTGACCATCAGGTTTTGAAGTATTCCAGAGAACCTGACCTCTGAAATCCATAAGTTCAACAATGAGATCAACAAGGCTTCTGATGGAAATTTCAAAGCCTGCACCTATGTTGCAGGGTGCGCTGCTGTTGTATTTTTCTGTTGCCAGTATGATTGCTTCAGCGGCATCTTCAACATAGAAAAACTCCCTGGTTGCGTTGCCGGTACCCCAGATATCAACAATAGTGAATAGTGGATAGTGAATAGTGGATAGTGAATTGTTTGAGGCGGCTGGAACGGAAATACCATAGTGCTTGAGTACAGTAATAATTACATCTGGCGAAGAGTC
This genomic window from Pseudomonadota bacterium contains:
- a CDS encoding ParB/RepB/Spo0J family partition protein yields the protein MTAKSKSGYVKGKLYSIHIASLNSDPDQPRKYVDAQALDELTASVKQYGVLEPVLFRQDSNQSLYLVAGERRCLAAQKAGITELPAIFVEGNYAEIALVENLLRQDLTPIEESEAMDRIMKEHSYKQEDLSNMLGKAVSTISETLSLNRLPQQIRDECRNNPSVPKRVLVEIARSKQESSMISQYQKYCRKNLSPEELKEERQKQKKPEAQIMLEALQNITIKINKLSLNKWSEPDRQELQTITNAIKDAVEIKLKETTATVGL